Proteins encoded in a region of the Massilia sp. UMI-21 genome:
- a CDS encoding CHASE domain-containing protein, translating into MPQSQAPAPSSRIPLPGSGQMPLLLAMLVFLVTSLVTFSAWSSAKRSAETQLLETFDYRTRDMVYGISRRMAVYEQVLRGARGYLRGSVELSRNDWKEYYHLLRLDQAFPGMQALGIATIVTPARLAGHEAAMRRQGHPDYRIHPAGPRELHTSITHIEPFGGRNLRAVGYDMFSEPVRRAAMERARDSGLAALSGKVVLVQEGTAHEGPTSQQAGVLMYLPVYRDGQLTGTVEQRRQAIVGWVYAPFRMNDLMQGLGGAHSTDLDIEIHDGDPAGEASLLYRSRNTANSTPRLRASAQIVPGGRTWTIIMRSSDALERSLDATRPRLVAITGIGLSFLISLVVWLLASERRRALQLAHGMTLELRQSHDQVASEQKRIQVILENAPDAFVAVDAEGRITDWNAQACRLFGWSTAQAIGRDVRELLPEDRRAAFGAGFGAFAHGGNCPMLGAPTELTVLDHHGRRIPAEVTVAPLSIGEGFGATAFVRDISQRKETEAREQQRQQGLDQAREALARAQKLEAVGKLTGGVAHDFNNILHIISANVQLMLRADAGQRKRLLSILDAVDRGAKLAGQLLAFARRQPLHPLEVRVDQLLERMDSLVLRAAGDGMTLDKRIPPDLWPTLADPNQLENVLLNLVINARDAMDGNGRIVLALDNVHVGEDAVLAPGDYVTVAVTDTGHGMPPDVMERAFEPFFTTKPEGKGTGLGLSMAHGFARQSGGDIRLASEPGKGTTVTIYLPRHMATAQLASINGAITPQ; encoded by the coding sequence ATGCCGCAGTCCCAAGCACCCGCCCCGTCCAGCCGCATCCCCCTGCCCGGTTCCGGACAGATGCCGCTTCTGTTGGCGATGCTGGTGTTCCTGGTGACCTCGCTGGTCACCTTCAGTGCCTGGAGCAGCGCCAAGCGCAGCGCCGAGACCCAGTTGCTCGAGACCTTCGACTACCGCACCCGCGACATGGTCTACGGCATCAGCCGCCGCATGGCGGTGTACGAACAGGTGCTGCGCGGCGCACGCGGCTACCTGCGCGGTTCGGTCGAGCTCAGCCGGAACGACTGGAAGGAGTATTACCACCTGCTGCGCCTGGACCAGGCATTCCCGGGCATGCAGGCCCTCGGCATCGCCACCATCGTCACGCCCGCGCGCCTCGCCGGGCACGAAGCCGCCATGCGGCGCCAGGGGCATCCCGACTACCGGATCCACCCGGCGGGACCGCGCGAACTCCATACCTCGATCACCCACATCGAACCCTTCGGCGGGCGCAACCTGCGCGCCGTCGGCTACGACATGTTCAGCGAACCGGTGCGCCGCGCCGCGATGGAGCGCGCACGCGACAGCGGCCTGGCGGCCCTGAGCGGCAAGGTGGTGCTGGTGCAGGAAGGCACGGCGCACGAGGGCCCGACCAGCCAGCAGGCCGGCGTCCTGATGTACCTGCCGGTCTACCGCGACGGCCAGCTGACCGGCACCGTCGAACAGCGCCGCCAGGCCATCGTCGGCTGGGTGTACGCGCCCTTCCGCATGAACGACCTGATGCAGGGCCTGGGCGGCGCCCACTCGACCGACCTCGACATCGAGATCCACGATGGCGACCCGGCCGGCGAAGCCAGCCTGCTGTACCGCTCGCGAAACACCGCCAATTCCACGCCGCGGCTGCGCGCCAGCGCCCAGATCGTTCCCGGCGGGCGCACCTGGACCATCATCATGCGCTCCAGCGACGCCCTCGAACGCAGCCTGGACGCCACGCGCCCGCGCCTGGTGGCGATCACCGGCATCGGCCTGAGCTTCCTGATCAGCCTGGTGGTGTGGCTGCTGGCCAGCGAACGGCGCCGCGCGCTCCAGCTGGCGCATGGGATGACGCTGGAACTGCGCCAGTCGCACGACCAGGTCGCCAGCGAGCAAAAGCGCATCCAGGTCATCCTCGAGAATGCCCCCGACGCCTTCGTCGCGGTCGATGCCGAGGGCCGCATCACCGACTGGAATGCCCAGGCCTGCCGGCTGTTCGGCTGGAGCACCGCCCAGGCCATCGGCCGCGACGTGCGCGAGCTGCTGCCCGAAGACCGGCGCGCCGCCTTCGGCGCCGGTTTCGGCGCATTCGCCCACGGCGGCAACTGCCCGATGCTGGGCGCGCCGACCGAACTGACGGTGCTCGACCACCACGGACGCCGCATCCCGGCCGAGGTGACGGTGGCGCCGCTGAGCATCGGCGAAGGCTTCGGCGCCACGGCATTCGTGCGCGACATCTCGCAGCGCAAGGAAACCGAAGCGCGCGAGCAGCAGCGCCAGCAGGGCCTGGACCAGGCGCGCGAGGCGCTGGCGCGGGCCCAGAAACTGGAGGCGGTGGGCAAGCTCACCGGCGGCGTGGCGCACGACTTCAACAACATCCTGCACATCATCAGCGCCAACGTGCAGCTGATGCTGCGCGCCGACGCCGGCCAACGCAAGCGCCTGCTCAGCATCCTCGACGCGGTCGATCGCGGGGCCAAGCTGGCCGGCCAGCTGCTGGCCTTCGCGCGGCGCCAGCCCCTGCACCCGCTCGAGGTCCGCGTCGACCAGTTGCTCGAGCGCATGGACAGCCTGGTGCTGCGCGCCGCCGGCGACGGAATGACGCTGGACAAGCGCATACCGCCCGACCTGTGGCCCACGCTGGCAGACCCGAACCAGCTCGAAAACGTGCTGCTCAACCTGGTGATCAACGCGCGCGACGCGATGGACGGCAACGGCCGCATCGTGCTGGCCCTCGACAACGTCCATGTTGGCGAGGATGCGGTGCTGGCGCCGGGCGACTATGTCACGGTGGCGGTGACCGACACCGGCCACGGCATGCCGCCGGACGTGATGGAGCGTGCCTTCGAGCCCTTCTTCACCACCAAGCCCGAGGGCAAGGGCACCGGCCTGGGCCTGTCGATGGCGCACGGCTTCGCGCGCCAGAGCGGCGGCGACATCCGCCTGGCGAGCGAACCCGGCAAGGGGACCACGGTGACGATCTATTTGCCGCGGCACATGGCAACGGCGCAGCTGGCCAGCATCAACGGGGCGATCACGCCACAGTAG
- a CDS encoding LON peptidase substrate-binding domain-containing protein gives MSTISMPLFPLSTVLFPDGVLPLQVFEARYLDMVSRCLTDDAPFGVVLLTQGHEVRQDDAEPERFAAAGTVASVTELTTTSPGVLQVLCRGGSRFTVLTAEQRLNGLWMAEAELVEDDHDVRVPSELQGASDALDRVLSSLHDVPRHRWPVQPPFRLDDCGWVANRWCELLPLPNQQKHHMLMLDNPVIRLELLHDVLDEHGLITS, from the coding sequence ATGTCCACGATTTCGATGCCCTTGTTCCCGCTCAGTACGGTGCTGTTCCCGGACGGAGTGCTGCCGCTGCAGGTGTTCGAGGCCCGCTACCTCGACATGGTCAGCCGCTGCCTCACGGACGACGCGCCGTTCGGGGTGGTGCTGCTGACGCAGGGGCACGAAGTCCGGCAGGATGACGCCGAACCGGAGCGCTTCGCCGCCGCCGGCACCGTCGCCTCCGTAACCGAACTCACCACCACCTCGCCCGGCGTGCTGCAGGTGCTGTGCCGCGGCGGTTCGCGCTTCACGGTGCTCACCGCCGAGCAGCGCCTGAACGGGCTGTGGATGGCCGAGGCCGAACTGGTCGAGGACGACCACGACGTGCGCGTGCCGTCCGAACTGCAGGGCGCTTCCGATGCGCTCGACCGCGTGCTGTCCTCGCTGCACGACGTGCCGCGCCACCGCTGGCCGGTGCAGCCGCCGTTCCGCCTCGACGACTGCGGCTGGGTGGCGAACCGGTGGTGCGAACTGCTGCCGCTGCCCAACCAGCAGAAGCACCACATGCTCATGCTCGACAATCCCGTGATCCGGCTCGAACTGCTGCACGACGTCCTGGACGAACACGGCTTGATCACTTCCTAG
- a CDS encoding cytochrome P450 — protein sequence MSVSHHQSLRVPVDQGVPRTQALDSTLAFLREGYPFIQRRCAELNTDIFATRLMGRRAVCVSGPEAARMFWQPGRFTRRGAIPPTTLMLLQDFGSARTLDGEDHRQRKAMMMSLQTPDDRASMVAIAAEEWRARFARWPGQRQVRLFDEAESVLCAAACRWAGIPLERVDVPRLTAEFSAMIDGAGTVFRRTLQGLLLRRRTERWARELVEAVRAGRLAPAPGSALAVIARHRDRDERPLPVDVAANELINVLRPVVAVARFIVFGAQAMHEFPEWRPRLATGDDAALNCFTQEVRRFYPFFPSVGGRVLAAFDWRGLQFDEGTWVLFDMHGTNHDARIWPEPQRFRPERFTGWQSDGFDLVAQGAGDYLTGHRCPGEAVTVDLVKSALHLLASEVVYAVPRQDLAVSLSRMPAMPASGFQIEVAAPVR from the coding sequence GTGTCTGTTTCCCATCACCAGTCCCTCCGCGTTCCCGTCGACCAGGGCGTGCCGCGTACCCAGGCCCTCGACAGCACGCTGGCCTTCCTGCGCGAAGGCTATCCCTTCATCCAGCGCCGCTGCGCCGAACTGAACACCGACATCTTCGCCACCCGCCTGATGGGGCGGCGCGCGGTATGCGTGAGCGGCCCCGAGGCCGCGCGCATGTTCTGGCAGCCGGGCCGCTTCACGCGCCGCGGCGCCATCCCGCCGACCACCCTGATGCTGCTGCAGGACTTCGGCAGCGCCCGGACGCTGGACGGCGAAGACCACCGCCAGCGCAAGGCCATGATGATGTCGCTGCAGACACCGGACGACCGCGCCAGCATGGTGGCGATCGCGGCCGAGGAATGGCGCGCCCGCTTCGCGCGCTGGCCCGGGCAGCGGCAGGTGCGCCTGTTCGATGAAGCGGAAAGCGTGCTGTGCGCGGCGGCCTGCCGCTGGGCCGGAATCCCGCTCGAGCGCGTCGACGTCCCGCGCCTGACCGCCGAGTTCTCCGCCATGATCGACGGCGCCGGCACCGTGTTCCGGCGCACCCTGCAAGGCCTGCTGCTGCGCCGCCGCACCGAACGCTGGGCCAGGGAACTGGTCGAGGCGGTGCGCGCCGGCCGGCTGGCGCCGGCGCCGGGCAGCGCGCTGGCCGTGATCGCGCGCCACCGCGACCGGGACGAGCGGCCGCTGCCCGTCGACGTCGCCGCCAACGAATTGATCAACGTGCTGCGCCCGGTGGTGGCGGTGGCGCGCTTCATCGTGTTCGGCGCCCAGGCGATGCACGAGTTTCCCGAATGGCGCCCGCGCCTGGCCACCGGCGACGATGCGGCCTTGAACTGCTTCACGCAAGAGGTGCGGCGTTTCTATCCCTTCTTTCCCTCGGTGGGCGGGCGCGTGCTGGCCGCCTTCGACTGGCGCGGCCTGCAGTTCGACGAAGGCACCTGGGTGCTGTTCGACATGCACGGCACCAACCACGACGCGCGCATCTGGCCGGAACCGCAGCGCTTCCGTCCCGAGCGCTTCACCGGATGGCAGAGCGACGGCTTCGACCTGGTGGCGCAAGGAGCCGGCGACTACCTCACGGGGCATCGCTGCCCCGGCGAGGCGGTGACGGTGGACCTGGTGAAGTCGGCGCTGCACCTGCTCGCCTCGGAAGTCGTGTACGCGGTGCCGCGCCAGGACCTGGCCGTCAGCCTGTCGCGCATGCCGGCCATGCCGGCCAGCGGCTTCCAGATCGAAGTGGCGGCGCCGGTGCGCTGA
- a CDS encoding DEAD/DEAH box helicase encodes MSDIQNTPVSADSDDITLAAPVEQVKADEAPTVRFTDLGLAPEILRALNDQGYEHPTPIQAKAIPLVLQGRDVMGAAQTGTGKTAGFSLPIIQLLMAHASSSMSPARHPVRALVLTPTRELAVQVADNVKAYAKHTPLRSTVVFGGMDMKGQTTILKGGVEIVIATPGRLLDHVEQKNISLSQVQMLVMDEADRMLDMGFLPDLQRIINLLPKKRQNLMFSATFSPEIKKLANSFLDKPVLIEVARSNATAERVTQIVYKVDEELKRDVVEHIIRERQLKQVIVFSNTKIGASRLSTHLEKKGIKASAIHGDKTQQERMAALDAFKQGSIEVLVATDVAARGLDISDLPCVINYDLPYNAEDYVHRIGRTGRAGASGDALSVFSDKDERLLLDIEKLIKQTVPRGELPGFVAPSIRAREGGGRSEFSRDSERRGRRDEGGARGERGERPPRSSGYSPTPRREKVDPWFLKPYEPSSAARKEVVTPAPAPAKPGKQKLAFLLGGGPRSN; translated from the coding sequence ATGTCTGATATCCAGAATACTCCCGTGAGCGCCGATTCCGACGACATCACCCTGGCCGCACCGGTCGAGCAGGTCAAGGCGGACGAAGCGCCGACCGTGCGCTTCACCGACCTCGGCCTGGCGCCGGAAATCCTGCGCGCGCTGAACGACCAGGGCTACGAGCACCCGACCCCGATCCAGGCCAAGGCGATCCCGCTCGTGCTGCAGGGGCGCGACGTCATGGGCGCCGCCCAGACCGGTACCGGCAAGACCGCCGGTTTCTCGCTGCCGATCATCCAGCTCCTGATGGCGCATGCCAGCAGCAGCATGTCGCCGGCGCGCCACCCGGTACGCGCCCTGGTGCTGACCCCGACCCGCGAACTGGCGGTGCAGGTGGCCGACAACGTCAAGGCCTACGCCAAGCACACGCCGCTGCGCTCCACCGTCGTGTTCGGCGGCATGGACATGAAGGGCCAGACCACCATCCTGAAGGGCGGCGTCGAGATCGTCATCGCCACTCCGGGCCGCCTGCTCGACCACGTCGAGCAGAAGAACATCAGCCTGTCGCAGGTGCAGATGCTGGTCATGGACGAGGCCGACCGCATGCTCGACATGGGCTTCCTGCCCGACCTGCAGCGCATCATCAACCTGCTTCCCAAGAAGCGCCAGAACCTGATGTTCTCGGCCACCTTCTCGCCGGAGATCAAGAAGCTGGCGAACAGCTTCCTCGACAAGCCGGTGCTGATCGAAGTCGCGCGCAGCAATGCCACGGCCGAGCGGGTCACCCAGATCGTCTACAAGGTCGACGAGGAGCTCAAGCGCGACGTGGTCGAGCACATCATCCGCGAGCGCCAGCTGAAGCAGGTGATCGTGTTCTCGAACACCAAGATCGGCGCCTCGCGCCTGTCGACCCATCTCGAGAAGAAGGGCATCAAGGCCTCGGCGATCCACGGCGACAAGACCCAGCAGGAGCGCATGGCCGCCCTCGACGCCTTCAAGCAGGGATCGATCGAGGTGCTGGTGGCGACCGACGTGGCCGCGCGCGGCCTCGACATCTCGGACCTGCCCTGCGTGATCAACTACGACCTGCCGTACAACGCCGAAGACTACGTGCACCGCATCGGCCGCACCGGCCGCGCCGGCGCCTCGGGCGACGCGCTGTCGGTGTTCTCGGACAAGGACGAGCGCCTGCTGCTCGACATCGAAAAGCTGATCAAGCAGACCGTCCCGCGCGGCGAGCTGCCGGGCTTCGTGGCGCCGTCCATCCGTGCGCGCGAAGGCGGCGGCCGCAGCGAATTTTCCCGCGACAGCGAACGCCGCGGCCGCCGCGACGAAGGCGGTGCGCGCGGCGAGCGCGGCGAGCGTCCGCCGCGCAGCAGCGGCTACAGCCCGACGCCGCGCCGCGAGAAGGTCGATCCGTGGTTCCTCAAGCCCTACGAGCCGTCGAGCGCGGCCCGCAAGGAAGTCGTCACGCCGGCCCCGGCGCCGGCCAAGCCGGGCAAGCAGAAGCTGGCCTTCCTGCTGGGCGGCGGGCCGCGTTCCAACTAA
- a CDS encoding glycosyltransferase family 39 protein, translating into MKPSSPPEHALARPRARSRVPALLLGAGMALIGWYLIQRTLGLYPGIFMDEWYYSKMARLTPLSEAAVPSYLYLLVFGASSGCGPGFLDCVRIGNALFHVGAAPFLYLVARRVLPAPLACTVALLALLLPLNLYTSYFMPESMYFFGFALLAWVALAGVAWRAWVHALLAGAVLGLMSLVKVHAVFLLPALCVYLVLASRARDPQAAAGAWIGRGLGAAALAALAAAAVKLLLGWLLAGEAGLTLFGAFYSAGASSASQHGILSRLLPASVSARGHAMGLAVLLALPLAALLHALVRPVTHRAGNPLGLLAVFTALMLGSALGLAVMYTASIASDGPLEGFRLHSRYYSFALPLLLIVGAAAAGREAREAQDQATRPAFLAQALIALVLAGLLALAWTRLPGFDPRITDGPEFTALVKRDHPVIALFALQALLLALWLGYRRAAAWGYLLLALPLALYVTDVEVRTYLGHLRTAPPADRAGIAARARIPPAERSATMIVANGADLFRTQFHLDHADMILLDLPDGAPIEAYRLPTAARWLVAVGRHPLPTGMVPALADDAFTIVKLPRPARSLVGEFVFNVAPGPGRLVEQADGLSNVEGWGRWSEGRLVRLHFARPLPARLTVVLTAGAFGPNTGLPFILRAGQAETPFRLAWEAREVVLDLDTDGRQQTLVIEVPQPQRPSELGNSTDTRLLGISLTRLRIEARKPAD; encoded by the coding sequence ATGAAGCCTTCCTCGCCTCCCGAACACGCCCTGGCGCGCCCCCGCGCGCGTTCACGCGTGCCCGCGCTGTTGCTCGGCGCCGGCATGGCCCTGATCGGCTGGTACCTGATCCAGCGCACGCTCGGCCTCTATCCCGGCATCTTCATGGACGAGTGGTACTACAGCAAGATGGCGCGCCTGACGCCGCTGTCCGAAGCCGCCGTGCCCTCCTACCTCTACCTGCTGGTGTTCGGCGCCAGCAGCGGCTGCGGCCCGGGTTTCCTCGACTGCGTCCGCATCGGCAACGCCCTGTTCCACGTCGGCGCCGCGCCCTTCCTATACCTGGTCGCGCGGCGCGTGCTGCCGGCGCCGCTCGCCTGCACCGTGGCCCTGCTGGCCCTGCTGCTGCCGCTGAACCTGTACACCAGCTACTTCATGCCGGAGTCGATGTACTTCTTCGGCTTCGCGCTGCTGGCCTGGGTTGCGCTGGCCGGTGTCGCCTGGCGCGCCTGGGTGCATGCGCTGCTGGCCGGCGCCGTGCTGGGCCTGATGAGCCTGGTGAAGGTGCATGCGGTATTCCTGCTGCCGGCCCTGTGCGTGTATCTCGTGCTGGCCAGCCGCGCGCGCGATCCGCAGGCCGCGGCCGGCGCCTGGATCGGGCGCGGCCTGGGCGCGGCCGCGTTGGCCGCCCTGGCGGCCGCCGCGGTCAAGCTGCTGCTCGGCTGGCTGCTGGCGGGCGAGGCCGGCCTGACCCTGTTCGGCGCCTTCTACTCGGCCGGCGCCAGCTCGGCCTCGCAGCACGGAATCCTGTCGCGCCTGCTGCCGGCCTCGGTCAGCGCGCGCGGCCATGCGATGGGCCTGGCGGTGCTGCTGGCCTTGCCGCTGGCGGCGCTGCTGCACGCGCTGGTCCGCCCGGTCACCCATCGCGCCGGCAATCCGCTCGGCCTGCTCGCCGTGTTCACCGCGCTCATGCTCGGCTCGGCGCTCGGCCTGGCGGTCATGTACACGGCCTCGATCGCCTCCGACGGGCCGCTCGAGGGCTTCCGCCTGCACTCGCGTTACTACAGCTTCGCCCTGCCCCTGCTGCTGATCGTCGGCGCCGCCGCCGCCGGCCGAGAGGCGCGAGAGGCACAGGACCAGGCAACGCGCCCCGCGTTCCTGGCGCAAGCCCTGATCGCCCTCGTGCTGGCCGGCCTGCTGGCGCTGGCGTGGACGCGCCTGCCGGGCTTCGACCCGCGCATCACCGACGGGCCGGAATTCACGGCGCTCGTCAAGCGTGACCATCCGGTGATCGCCCTGTTCGCGCTCCAGGCGCTGCTGCTGGCCTTGTGGCTCGGCTACCGCCGCGCCGCGGCCTGGGGCTACCTGCTGCTCGCCCTGCCGCTGGCGCTGTACGTCACCGACGTCGAGGTGCGCACCTACCTCGGCCACCTCAGGACGGCGCCGCCGGCCGACCGCGCCGGCATCGCCGCCCGCGCGCGCATTCCTCCTGCCGAGCGCAGCGCAACGATGATCGTCGCCAATGGCGCCGACCTGTTCCGCACCCAGTTCCACCTGGACCATGCGGACATGATCCTGCTCGACCTGCCCGACGGCGCGCCGATCGAGGCCTACCGCCTGCCCACGGCGGCGCGCTGGCTGGTGGCGGTGGGCCGTCATCCGCTGCCGACGGGGATGGTCCCGGCGCTGGCCGACGACGCCTTCACGATCGTGAAGCTGCCGCGTCCCGCGCGCAGCCTGGTCGGCGAATTCGTCTTCAATGTCGCGCCCGGCCCGGGGCGGCTGGTGGAGCAGGCCGACGGCCTGTCGAACGTGGAGGGCTGGGGGCGCTGGTCGGAGGGCCGGCTGGTCAGGCTGCACTTCGCGCGGCCGCTGCCGGCGCGCCTGACCGTGGTGCTGACCGCCGGCGCCTTCGGCCCCAACACCGGCCTGCCTTTCATCTTGCGCGCCGGGCAAGCCGAGACGCCATTCCGCCTGGCCTGGGAAGCGCGCGAGGTGGTGCTCGACCTGGACACCGACGGCCGCCAGCAGACCCTGGTCATCGAGGTCCCGCAGCCCCAGCGGCCTAGCGAGCTGGGCAACTCTACCGACACCCGCCTGCTCGGCATTTCGCTGACGCGCCTGCGCATCGAGGCGCGCAAGCCCGCGGACTGA
- a CDS encoding response regulator, translating to MATGTDKEQHLNQALDVQGGGQSVGVQAGGEVEGNAVSPTGTPGVNHWQASYIGRRGLDDRGNIFFAAVEMTRMPMVVTDPNQDDNPIVFANGAFYDLTGYREKDVLGRNCRFLQGPDTDRSTAAEVRHALREQRAVSVDILNYKADGEPFWNALFIGPIFDQEGKLLYYFASQMDITERRSMLESNLQAQKMEAIGQLSAGMAHDFNNLLQVINGNLELALLVAGKTPAAAEPIRRAQRATMQAGKLTQQLLSFARKQRLEHKRVSLNTLVVEFSDMLVRALGDRVELRLDLRPGLPSCSIDPTYLEMALLNVVINARDALPQGGTVTVGTAVVDEQRRLANRLPPGEYVAICVNDQGEGMPPDVLKRATEPFFTTKGLGTGLGLAMVHGFVQQSHGRLDIDSEPGRGTQVRMIFPVAQQSRHEKGGVDAGAAAHAAGRKCRILVVEDNEDVRELAEAMLEAADYEVLSAPSGERALELLEREQVDLLFTDVIMPGGMNGLQLVEQVHASKPGMPVLVTTGYMDELPARGARDKSLEVLAKPYQHQDLLDRVHAALHARRAA from the coding sequence ATGGCAACTGGAACAGACAAGGAACAACACCTCAACCAGGCACTGGACGTCCAGGGTGGCGGACAGAGCGTGGGCGTGCAGGCCGGCGGCGAGGTCGAAGGCAATGCCGTCTCGCCCACCGGCACGCCGGGGGTCAACCACTGGCAGGCCAGCTACATCGGCCGGCGCGGCCTGGACGACCGCGGCAATATCTTCTTCGCCGCCGTCGAGATGACGCGCATGCCCATGGTCGTCACCGACCCCAACCAGGACGACAATCCGATCGTGTTCGCCAACGGCGCCTTCTACGACCTCACCGGCTATCGCGAGAAGGACGTCCTCGGCCGCAACTGCCGCTTCCTGCAAGGGCCGGATACCGACCGCAGCACCGCCGCCGAGGTAAGGCATGCCTTGCGCGAGCAGCGCGCGGTCTCGGTCGACATCCTCAACTACAAGGCCGATGGCGAACCGTTCTGGAACGCCCTGTTCATCGGCCCGATCTTCGACCAGGAAGGCAAGCTGCTGTACTACTTCGCCTCGCAGATGGACATCACCGAGCGCCGCAGCATGCTCGAATCGAACCTGCAGGCGCAGAAGATGGAAGCGATCGGCCAGCTGTCGGCCGGCATGGCCCACGATTTCAACAACCTGCTGCAGGTGATCAATGGCAACCTGGAGCTGGCCCTGCTGGTGGCCGGCAAGACCCCGGCGGCGGCCGAGCCGATCCGCCGCGCCCAGCGTGCGACCATGCAGGCCGGCAAGCTCACCCAGCAGCTGCTGAGCTTTGCGCGCAAGCAGCGGCTCGAGCACAAGCGGGTCAGCCTGAACACCCTGGTGGTCGAGTTTTCCGACATGCTGGTGCGCGCGCTCGGCGACAGGGTCGAACTGCGCCTCGACCTGCGGCCCGGCCTGCCCTCGTGCTCGATCGATCCCACCTACCTCGAAATGGCGCTGCTCAATGTCGTCATCAATGCGCGCGACGCCCTGCCCCAGGGCGGCACGGTGACGGTCGGCACGGCGGTGGTCGACGAGCAGCGGCGCCTGGCCAACCGCTTGCCGCCGGGCGAGTACGTGGCCATCTGCGTCAATGACCAAGGCGAAGGCATGCCGCCCGACGTGCTCAAGCGCGCCACCGAGCCCTTCTTCACCACCAAGGGCCTGGGGACCGGCCTGGGCCTGGCGATGGTGCACGGTTTCGTGCAGCAGTCGCACGGCCGTCTCGACATCGACAGCGAGCCGGGGCGTGGCACGCAGGTGCGCATGATCTTCCCGGTGGCGCAGCAGTCGCGCCACGAGAAAGGCGGCGTCGACGCCGGCGCGGCGGCGCACGCGGCCGGACGCAAGTGCCGCATCCTGGTGGTGGAAGACAACGAGGACGTACGCGAACTGGCCGAGGCCATGCTGGAGGCGGCCGACTACGAAGTGCTGTCGGCGCCGAGCGGCGAACGCGCGCTCGAGCTGCTGGAACGGGAACAGGTGGATCTGCTGTTCACCGACGTGATCATGCCGGGCGGAATGAACGGACTGCAGCTGGTCGAGCAGGTGCATGCCAGCAAGCCGGGCATGCCGGTGCTGGTGACCACCGGCTACATGGACGAACTGCCGGCGCGCGGGGCGCGCGACAAATCACTGGAGGTGCTGGCCAAGCCTTACCAGCATCAGGATCTGCTGGACCGGGTGCATGCGGCGCTGCATGCGCGCCGGGCGGCCTGA